A segment of the Mangrovimonas sp. YM274 genome:
AATCCAAAATAATAAGCCGAGGACAATGTCTGACTCAGTTTTAGGGAATCGTTTTTAAACTCGGCGATATACTTCACCACCCCCTTGTAAAACCCTAAAATAGAAAATGATTGAACCGCACTTAAGAAGTTTCTAATGTTTCCAATAAGTGCCAAACCTTCTACACCAATAAAAATAGCAATTGCCTTGGAAGTAACGATTCCTGCCAAAATTTTGGTAATGATTGTAGCAGAATTTAAATGGGCTACCTTAAATAAAACCTTTGTATTGATATAGTGCAGTAACTTTCTCAATTAGTAGGCATTTAGGATATCAATTACACGGCTTACCTCTTTATCCTCCATAACGGGGCTCATCGGGATACTTATCACTTTTTGATGTATTTGATCGGTTAATGGGAGTGACAAGTTACAAAAATTTATCAAGGCTTTTTGACGATGTGGCGGCGTTGGGTAGTGAATTAACCAACCAATGGCGTTATCATCCAGGTATTTTGAAAAATGATCTCTATTTTCAACCTCTACCACAAACACATGGAACACATGGTTGTCACTTCCATCATAAAAAGGCAACTTTATTTTTGAATTGTTGACCTCGGACAAATATCTACGAGCAACACTTCGACGCTTTTCATTGTCTCTATCTAAATTTGGGAGTTTGGCATTTAAAAACATGGCCTGCAATTCATCCATTCTGCTGTTATAGCCCACATACTCATTGACATATTTTTGCAATCCGCCGTAGTTCCTCAATCCTGAAATACACTTTGACAACTCCAAATCATTTGTAACCACCGCACCAGCATCACCCAAAGCTCCAAGATTTTTACTTGGATAAAAGCTAAATCCAGCAGCATCTGACAAATTTCCGGCTTTTGTACCTTTTGAATTGACTGCACCATGCGCCTGTGCGGCATCCTCAACTATCAACAAACCTTTGTCACTTACCAAAGAATTGATAGCATCCATCTCTGCTAATTGGCCGTAAAGATGCACAACCAAAATAGCTCTTGTTTTAGGAGATAAGTGCTTTTCAATTTCCTCAACTGAAA
Coding sequences within it:
- a CDS encoding DegT/DnrJ/EryC1/StrS aminotransferase family protein, producing MIKFLDLHKINAEYEKKFNFEFQQFLDTGYYILGNGVEQFETNFAEYCGAKHCVGVGNGLDALTLIFKGYMELGKLKEGDEVIVPANTYIASILSVLHAGLIPVFVEPDRNTYNISVEEIEKHLSPKTRAILVVHLYGQLAEMDAINSLVSDKGLLIVEDAAQAHGAVNSKGTKAGNLSDAAGFSFYPSKNLGALGDAGAVVTNDLELSKCISGLRNYGGLQKYVNEYVGYNSRMDELQAMFLNAKLPNLDRDNEKRRSVARRYLSEVNNSKIKLPFYDGSDNHVFHVFVVEVENRDHFSKYLDDNAIGWLIHYPTPPHRQKALINFCNLSLPLTDQIHQKVISIPMSPVMEDKEVSRVIDILNAY